A stretch of DNA from Xiphophorus maculatus strain JP 163 A chromosome 8, X_maculatus-5.0-male, whole genome shotgun sequence:
GACTGCATGCAGCTCAACCCTTCCTTCAAAGGGATAGCAATGAATTCCCTCCTCGCCATTGACATCTGCCTGTCCAAACGAATGGGGGTGTGCGCTTCCACGTCGTCCTCCTGGGGAGGCTGCAGGTCCATGGTGGCCCTGCTAGCGCTCACGGGGCACGGCATCACGTGGATCATTGGCACTATCGTATGTCTGACACGGAGCAACACTCTGGCTGGTCAGGAGGTCCTGGTCAATCTGCTGCTGGGTAAATAAATACCACATCACATTCACCAAGTTGCAACACACCGGGTTATTATTTGGGAGTAATTCTGATTCACATCCActttttgctgctttatttctttgtctCATGCATAAATTCTTATCAAATCTGATACAtcagctaaaatgttttaagctaATAACCGTTAATTTAATACATAATAACACAATTATAAGTGTTATAATCAGAAATTTATCattgtttcacaaaaacagaaacatgggtAAAAGCAGCGATTAATGATACTGATTTTCCCACTGTGAGCAGAAAATTCTAAATTAAatggcatttttaaataacacaagaaaacaattattttaactaTAGGTCACAGTTAAATCAAGGATCAGGATaggatatatacagtatttataggctctatatttttatatatattttgatgAGAAGAAAGTATACAGTGTTTAGCAACACCAAAAGCTtcatgctaaagaaaagcattaaatagcatgatgctgccaccaccatactACACCATGGGAAAGGTGCGTCCaggatgatgtgcagtgttacTTTTTTGTTCCATAGATTTTTCTGATGCAAGTTCAATTTTAAGTCTTATAATAAACACGTTTGCTCTGTTACaaggcttgtggcaaactgcagtCGGAAATTCTAAtgaatttctttcaacaatgggTTTGTTTTTCCCTTCTTCGACAAAGGCCAGCTTTGCGGATAGCACGTCTAATAGTAGGCATTAATTAATTAGTCATCATTCAACCTGAACTGTGGTACAaggcagctcctccagagttgcaCGGTCCTCTTCACTGCCTAAGTGATTAATGCTATTCTTGCCTGGTCAGGTTGGCCATGTTAAAATAGGTTTGCAGTTCCTGACTCTTTTTATCTAAGTGATTGATGGAACACAACTCTGTGTGATTCAAAGCTTCTGACATGCTGCTTGTGTGAGTCAGTCACATAAAAATTcccattaaaatgcattaaaattcgTTGTTGTAAAGTGACAACATGTGGAAAATGATTAGGGATACGAGTATTTTAGAAAGTCCATGCCTATGACATGCTCAAAATAATGCAAGCtccaaaataatgcaagaacatcTTAAAAACATTCAACCGTAGGTAGAGCGAAATCTTGGAAAATCCCTtctttttgtgtggttttaatCCCAATGTGAAAGCCTGCTTGTGTAAAAGTTTTAACAATTTGTATAAAGTTTATCAATTTGATATTTGGAATATGTGAATCAAGAGAAATGTACTTGCACGATGAACAATAATTCTTGTATTtagcaatttaaaaataatgttattgtCAAGAAGTTTGATAGTTTACTATCTTTTAGAAAGTACAATTTTATCTCAAAcaaatttttactttgaaacttTGGCTTTGCTTACTGCTATACATTAAAAACTGCTTAGACgactttcaaaaatattttagattttttgccAAGGACTCAAAACATAGctcagacagaaacatgaatcctgacattcctttaaaaaattacatttcagagTTATCAACATCATTCCcatattcaatttattttggaaacatAAGATGAACATCAAACTAAAAATTAGATATTTCCCAATTACAATAAGATATTTATCGTGATTCATATTTGATGCTAGGTTGTATGCATAGCCTTATTCAAAAACTTTAATAGTTTAATTTTGATCCAGCAGAGCAACACATACGCCTGAAACCTAAGCAGTGAAAAGCTTGTTTGCATTACTTAATTTTTTAGGTTGTGTCATGTTCAGACTCGTAAATAATTTTGCTCTGTtaaatgtccattttttttaGCCTGCATCAAAAACAAAGCTTGATCTTTTCAGAATCATTCAGACATCTGTGTGTTTGTAGTCACATGTATGCAGTCAAATGCCCAGTCTCAGCACAAAATGCAGATTAATCACATTGAAAGTATTACAAATCTACTCACTAAAGCCATGCTGGAACTGATTGGAAGCCAACAAATCTCTGGATTTGGGACACTGTTGCATTGTGTTTGGGGTATTATTTGAGCTCCAGTGCTtgttcattatttgtttttgggtttttttgttcagGAGAAAATCCACAAGCAGAAGCGACAGCTGTCTGCTTGTCTGCTGTCacagtaatatatatatatactgtatatatacagtacagataTACTACCATAtactatatatacagtatatacagtatacatatatatatatatatatatatatatacatatatatatatatatatcagttgAATTTGATATGatacactttttttaaagttgtgttgttttgaaacTATCACTTCAAAATTCTAATATCTGAATCTTGAAAttgaatatttgaatatttagaTATATAAACCTCCTGAAACCGCATTTTGAATGCCTTGCagaataattcatatttataaaaCGTCTATCACCTTTGGACCCTTCACAACTGAAATTGCaattgcattttattggaattttatgtgatggaccaacacgAAGTAGTGCTTAATAGTGCAGTGGGAGGAACTTACCCACCCACCTCTTTAGTCTGTAAAACCACCTTACATTCCAGCTGGAAATGTTTTGGGCCATACCAGCTGTCTTTCAGAGAGTGAATTTGTTTgcccttttctttttgctaaattgCACAAACTAATCTGGATAGGATGAAGAGGACCTCTGAAtatcaagtcttgccacagatatGTCGTaatagacacatgatcaatatttATAGATAATATgtttgatagaatattcaataatttcacttaaCTCCAATCCAAAGCCAcgcagcattctgggggatgtaagcagaggaaagactttagctgtTCAAAGTCTCGCAGCCAGCTTAGCAAGGTTTGTTagctaactcactcactctttggttacctagcaataacctgttgagtaacatgTGCAGCAACAGTTTAAGCTTCCCCCACTGTGCCTCattactgcttaaaaataaacaacagcgGCGTGGAGTGAAAATTGTGGatgaaacaggaaaggtcatgcTGCCAGTTTGGCACTATTTCAGatatctaaaacaaacaaacaaacaaaaaaaaacaactaatcaatTATTATCAACATCGACTGATATGAGACACTTATATTGTGGTACATTTTTCAACGAAACCATCCAGCCTTATTCAATTTTGGATTAAGGactgtactttgactgggccattctaacaaatgaatatgttttgatttaaaccattccCTTGGTAACTCTGGCTGGAATAAATAGCATTATGAGAACGCTGAATCAGGGCACCAAAACCAGTTTGTCCAACAGTTGATTTTAAGTGTGTGACGATGGCAGACTTGAAGTTGGAGATAGCAAAGGGGACATGGGTATTTCTGGGACTGTCGCTGAGTTATAAAAAGACTCTACAAATCTCTGCCATGCGAGCTTGGAGCAAATGTTGCTTGGTATTATTGTATGCCACACTGGTTATTCTTAGTTGCCAAGATATCTGTTTACACATTTATTCCAGTTGTTTTCGGACTCAGCAGGATTGCGAGACCTTACAATAATGAAACAAGTACATGCAGGTTCATAGCCTATAAAAATCAGTATTTCACTTGCAGTTATTATCAAGAGGTGTAAAGCAGGACATTGTACAGTTTATCACAACCTATGTGACAGTCAGATTACTGCTTGCATGCTTGAACAAATACATTGATTGATAGTTTGAAATATTCCAAGAAATGAGAGAACTGCTAAGTGACATTAACCTCAACTGAAAAACAAGggaattaaaaaatttaaacactGATAAAATACACATAGACAAGGGTTACAACTGACTGCATGTCAtctgttttaaccaaaaatatttggtaaactATATCATAATTCTGAATGAATCTGGCCAGAATTACCAGTGAATCCATACTCATGACTACAACAAGGCAAGGTGGGGGGAGTGTAATGATATGGCTCTGCATTAGCATGAAAACATAATGGATGGAGGGGTTAGATGTATTAGCATCTTCATATATATGAATACACCAAACCACTACCTCAGGGTGGTTCCTGGTCAATCAGTACCAAATGTTTGTCAAAGGAAGATTCactatttagttttaaaatggtGCGAACACAATTTTAGGTGTGAATTATTTCAcgtcatttatttaaactgttttgttgcctgttgttattttcagcaaatctgtgtttttactatttctaatacagtatatatttccacttttttgtAATTAACATTGCATATTGCATATCACAAATCCTTTGCAAGAAAAGCTAAAAGGAAAAGTCAGATCTACTGTCTATGTCGTGGATATAAACTAATGACTCCCTTGGTGGGAACATTTATGCAGTGAAActctttgaacattttatgCATTAAGATTTTGATTCTTACACTCTCATTTGTTCTTATAGCCCTCATCCTTGATGTCATGACGGTGGCTGGAGTCCAGAGACTGGTGAAGCGCAGAGGACCATGGGAGATGACGCCAGGCTTCTTGGATTGCGTCGCCATGGATGTGTACTCTTTCCCTGCTGCTCATGCCAGTCGGGCCGCCATGGTCTCCAAATTCCTGCTGTCTCACCTGGTCCTGGCCGTGCCGCTGCGCATCCTGTTGGTGCTGTGGGCCTTCCTGGTGGGCATTTCTCGAGTGCTCCTGGGTAAACACCACCTAACTGACATGGTGTGTGGCTTTGCTCTGGGCATGTTTCACTTTAGTCTGATGGAGACGGTGTGGCTGTCCTCAAACACCTGTCAGACTATTATATCCATAAGTACACTCAGCTGGAGCCCTTTTTATTGAGCTTTGCTCGGCTTAAATGATCTTGCAACTAATATTTCAACTGTGCAATACTGCAGACTTTGATCTTTGGTCTCAAGGAGCTATTTATGCAGCAGGGAGGTTTTTCTAAGCTGTGACCACTGAAAGCTGATATTTGGATGCAGACGCTGACTTGCATgcaataagcaaaaaaaaaaaaaaaaaggcacatggTCCCCTGGGCCCTTCAGAATCTTCATACAACTTAAGAAATTCTAGATTTCATCTTTAATCTCCAGTTTTAACAAacactgaagacaaaaaaaaatctgaaaaatgttatcCTGTTTTCATCAGTAATTTAACCTGTAATTTCTCTTCTGGCTCTTGGTTGTATCATGCCTCCATTCAGTTTTGCTATGTCTcattcttcctcttcctttctttgattttttttaactgacacCATAATGAACAGTGTAGGGAGTTGGTTGTAGAACATATCCTACATTTCATTATTCTTATTTGGCCctgatgtaatatttatatatttttaatggattttttgcactttttattgttatgttccACTCTTTACCCTTTTTTATGCAGCTGATTTGAGCCATTTATGCACAGTTTACAAGGagaattcaacatttttctttgttctttcaaAAATTAACCTTACAAATGATATTGATTTGTCATTAAAGGCTCTCTGCCTCACTGAAAGGCTTCAGCATATGCGTGCATatgaagtgtgtgtttttttctttcttactttttgGTGGAACTTGTTTGATATTTGAAATGAACAATGTATAGTGTACATGAGTTAGCTTTGTACTGTGCAGAAATCTGTGTACAATGTTTACACTTTGTTGCTGCAgctcaaaaataaatccagatatACAGTTGCAAAATATGTCTTTGGGTTTTATCAATTCTGTGGCACAAAATTTccaataacaaaaatgtttttttttatgcagaaatgatCGTGACTTGAGTTTCTTAAGGTTTACCAATCCTATCCAGGAATAAATATGATTAATGAGATGTTTACCTGAATTGTAGGGCTTCATTCGAATACATTCATTTCGCTTCAAACATCACATGCACTTCAATGTATCATATGTGATTCAACAgggtcagcaaaaaaaaaccaaaagaaaaaacaagaaagaaaaaaagatgtgtCTTCATTGAAATTCTAAGTTACAGTACCTTCTCATTTCTTCTCAATTTGCAATGTATGTGCCGGAGAAACAAGCACATACATTTTTCTGTGTAGCTGTTTAAAGTTGTCCCAGAATTACTGCACATTAAACGTGAGATCTTTCTACCATGTGAAATGTTGGACATGAGCAAAATTGTATTCATTCATACCATTTCAATCTGTTGTTTCTTCATACCTCAATTATACTTGGGACCCAAATATTCACAAACTGAACAGGATCTGGGCAGTAAGCTGTATTATttcacaatcacaaaaaaagaagcagcactAACGCAATGCTTTGTGGTCTTTAACACAGCTAAAATGAGGAACTGAAATTCCTTATTCTACTTCCGGAACCTTTACAGAAATTATTGCATTACAAAGTTGTCTGCAAAGTTGGtctattaacaaaaaaaaagtccagtgtAAAATtgttaggttttgtttttgcaatatgataaaaagtgaaaaaggttCACATcctgttgaaaatgtttgcaaggTTCTATAGTTATGAGTCAAAAGAGACAGAGTGTTTCCTCACatgttttacagcaaaaaaacaacaaaaaaaaaacaacaacaaaacaaccttttttgaaaaatcttttcaaaaaataGTTGAGGGGATCATCAGTGTACAATGATGGATCAGTAGATCCATCAGTGTCCAACAACTGAGAACATTTCCTAGATAAACCAGAACAACAAACAGTTTCTtccaaactaaaagaaaacataaaaagataagCAACTTGTAAACAACttgttaaaattcaaatttgcTCTAAAATGCCAGAATTTTTGCAGCTCTGTGTCAACAGAATGGTTTGTTTCTGAACATGTGTAAGAGTTGTTGCTTCAAAATCAAGGCCTTTAGGCTTGCCTGGTGTACAACCAAAATATTGTGCCTCTGGACTATATCTGCCCTGTGCATGCAGTCAGTGTTCACAGACCCCACATGTCCCTCTGTTGTGTCTTTCTCCTAATTTTGAGCTGTGTTTCAGTTAGATTGAGGTAAGATCAGACTCAACAATCTTTAGGTGCCTCATACCTTTGAGCATATCACATCTGCAGCTCTATGCATGTTATTATGGTTactattaaattttttttgccttattttCACAAGCCTTAATGAGCATCCCCAATGATAACATCAGTCCTCCGTTATATATGATCCATAAAAGTAcaacagtttaataaaaactcCTTGTGTGTTTTACAAAAGCTGTTTGAATTTTAGATGCCAGTACAGCTTCCAGATAAATTACAATTTTGCTGGTTGGAGGAGAGTGACCTCTGGAGGACAGTGACAGTGGgagttgtttttgtgtcataaaaatatcaacagtgctggctaaaaaaaaaatccaaaaataataaaaaaaaagattttgccAAAGCTGTCTGAATGCAATGTTGTCAGACAGCTCTCTATTCCAgcctgcagaaaatgaaaaaaattaaataaataaggaacgtataacaaatgtagaaaaaaaactgcagaaaagcTCTGCCTTAAGTGATGTCACCAAAGGACTGGATGcatgaaaacttgtttttggaaagttagatttaatctgaattaaacaaatttaaagcaaaatagcaaaaacaaatagGAAAACTCACcatgacatatatatatatatattttttaaataaaagacaagCTAAATCTATGAGTTTGATTTTACAGCAAAGTTTGGTCATTAAATTATTATACATTTATCTCATGTTGCACATGATAAGAAAGTAATAGCTTCTCTTACTCTTCAAACTACCAACACTTCTGCTCAAACATGTATGTGTTTAAGCTGTTAACACACTCTAGTAGATGCCAAGCAAAgagttgattttattatttgtgcatttaaagacaaataaaaataaaaatagtagtATTTCAGGGAGTGACAAATTATCTTTGGATGTTCTTAAGGATTCCATTAAGAAAGCAAAATGATAAAATTGAAGCATCTGTGTGTTTAACACAAAGTTGAATTTAGTAGTATCATTCAGTTTTATCTTAGCAAATTTCATCCCCTACTCAATAGAAATCAAACATTcagtttctagaaaaaaaattaataaaataagaacaaataagacaaacttacaaaaacaaacaaacaaaacagtttctttTCACACCATGGAAATCTcctcaaaaaaacattttaaactcttCATCATCCATTCAAGATATATGTTTCCTTGTGCAACTTTTTATaccacattttccttccacttaactttcagTTAATACACTTATATCTCAATAAACACAAGGGTACCATTGACTGAATTCGTGACAACTGTGAAGTTAGTAGTCTTCCCCATGActatgtaaaacataaaatgcataaaataactTCCCTGcattaaaagtctttttttattggtttaatgttttgttgaatattttaattggCTGTAAGCCACAATTAccattaacaaaataaatatttaatcataagtATATCTGTCTGAGTGTAATGAATCTAATATATAAGTTGTACTTTTTGAGttgatttactgaaaaaaaattgatgaaATTCTAATTCATGcatctttgtaaaaatgtattatctTCAGATAATTTGTGCTATTAAATAGAGGTCGCAGTGGTGCTTGAGTTACTTAAAACGTGTTTTCATGAAGCCTTTTATCATTTGATCAAgcataaagttttaattttgatcctaactattgtttttttaatatttcaagttGGGTGTTTGTGTAATGATTAAAATTGACCAGCAGGTGGCAACCGCTGAACTTGCTTCGTTTACGGACGCCGATGTTAGCCGAGTCAATCCAGCCTACACCGTGTTCTTCATTCTCAGGCCGGGTAGGACCCCAGCAACAACTCTTCTATCGGTTCAGCCTATGAAGATTGAGCTTTACAATCGCAACCCATCCTCCGAATAGACAACGTTTTGTGGAACTATATCACTATCCCTGAGCAGAAGACATTCTTAAATTGTTTAATCCGGTGAGTCCTAAATGCGGAGCTGTGTCAAATTGTCTGCCTCGTATTTTTCTCGGCTGCTCAGTTTTATGGTTGCTTTGTTCTGAGCAGCAGCCATTTTTAATCGCCTTGTCCTACATTCCCCGTCGCCGTCTACAGCCCGTTCAAAAAGCCCAGCAAAGGTTGAAATTTTTTACTTGGATACAGGGGCTTCACAgtgactaaaactaaaactccACATTAAATTATATGTTCTTGAACTGAAATGCACTGTCAAATTTCTGGCCTGTACGGGGTTGGATTTGCAGCGGTACGCTGGAAGTTTAACGGGATTTTCGTTTTGCTAGTTTTCCTCCCAACAAGCTTCGGCTGTCGAAGGCAGTTAGCCGAAGCAAAATTTCTGCTCTATTcgtctttataaaaaaaataaatgtaaccaaaGACAACAGAGTTACAGTAAAATTGATGGAACTGCAATAATAGTTAAAGTTACAAGGGACACTCGCTAGCATTTAATGTTTACATAGCGTTTCTGATTAAGCCGTCAAAATAGCATATCCAAGGTTAGCGgttacacatttaaatattattatcgATTTTAAGTGTCGTATTTAGATATCATACTATCTTGTCTATTAAGGTTATAATTCAACATAatattgtgctttaaaaaaataattgttcgGGTTTTTTCCAGCTAAGTGTTTGTTGTCAGATTTcaatgctagcattagcattagtaCTAGCTTCCAGCTAAACAACTGACAAGTCGATACGAATTGCTTAAGTGGAGTTATTATGATTAGTTATGCTATAGTATATTCCGGTGTGTGCTTAcgtgattttttaaatgtgaaatctatatgttttttaatctaaagcGTTAGCTGTGAAGTTTCTAACTTACAAAAATGAAGCAGCTGCTAGCTTGAAATTTGGtatttgtggatattttttgtaaaataaaatttacaaaattacGTAGGAGAAATCACCGCCATTTAtcaattttaaatatacaattgAAATTTTTTGTGGATGGATGTACTTCGTTTTAAGTCCCAGTGAAACGCCTATGCGGAGTCTAGTCTGGTGGCCTCCAACACGTTATTGACTAATTCTCGGATTAAATGCCATCGTGTCCCGTTATGTTTACAGTTGGATCAGGAATATTTTAGTCTCCTATAAAGGGCCAATCTGCTGGCGGCTTGCTACCTGTGTGTATTAGCATTT
This window harbors:
- the LOC102217627 gene encoding inactive phospholipid phosphatase 7 — its product is MPSANNVRSRARERNSVLSRPEFMSLNHQPLRGGSGPPENRCGPKRAPQTKHQAIQKSEEPTDGGSKDRRESTKMPEEDCMQLNPSFKGIAMNSLLAIDICLSKRMGVCASTSSSWGGCRSMVALLALTGHGITWIIGTIVCLTRSNTLAGQEVLVNLLLALILDVMTVAGVQRLVKRRGPWEMTPGFLDCVAMDVYSFPAAHASRAAMVSKFLLSHLVLAVPLRILLVLWAFLVGISRVLLGKHHLTDMVCGFALGMFHFSLMETVWLSSNTCQTIISISTLSWSPFY